From the Roseibium salinum genome, one window contains:
- a CDS encoding DUF1194 domain-containing protein, producing the protein MRMFLAVVACFLFLSSPARSDEVDLELVLLADATGSIDDGEIRFQRSGYAEAITDPSVLSAITGNVHGKIALTYVEWADMASQHVVVDWMVVDGMASARDFAARLMDVPREAYGRNAIGAALLRGKDLIDTNEHTGLRRVIDLSADSANNWNGPTIAEARETVVSSGIVINGLAVLCRHCSGRPVAYDLEDRFYRDIIGGPAAFVVTADSPATFADAVRKKLILEIAARPADADQLLNQLAQRR; encoded by the coding sequence ATGCGGATGTTTTTGGCCGTAGTTGCCTGTTTCCTGTTTCTCTCCAGTCCTGCCCGCAGCGATGAGGTGGATCTCGAACTGGTCCTGCTGGCGGATGCCACGGGTTCGATCGACGACGGTGAAATCCGCTTTCAGCGGTCCGGATACGCCGAGGCGATCACCGATCCGTCGGTGCTGAGCGCTATTACCGGCAACGTCCATGGCAAGATCGCCCTCACCTATGTGGAATGGGCCGACATGGCCTCCCAGCATGTCGTGGTCGATTGGATGGTGGTCGACGGCATGGCGTCGGCACGGGACTTTGCGGCAAGGCTGATGGACGTGCCGCGTGAGGCCTATGGGCGAAATGCGATCGGCGCCGCCCTCTTGAGGGGCAAGGACCTGATCGACACCAATGAGCACACCGGCCTGCGCCGCGTCATCGATCTTTCCGCCGACAGCGCCAACAACTGGAACGGCCCGACCATTGCCGAAGCCCGGGAGACGGTGGTCTCCTCCGGCATCGTCATCAACGGTCTTGCCGTCCTCTGCCGGCACTGTTCGGGCCGCCCGGTTGCCTATGATCTGGAGGACAGGTTCTACCGCGACATCATCGGCGGGCCGGCAGCATTTGTGGTAACGGCGGACAGCCCCGCGACCTTTGCCGATGCCGTGCGCAAGAAACTGATCCTGGAAATCGCCGCCCGCCCCGCCGATGCGGATCAGCTGCTCAATCAACTGGCGCAACGCCGCTGA
- the hemA gene encoding 5-aminolevulinate synthase yields the protein MDVNAYLEERLNKLHDNGNYRIFADLERQAGSFPRATRYREDGSVQEVTVWCSNDYLGMGQNEKVVGAMQEVIAKCGAGAGGTRNISGTNHYHVLLERELADLHGKEAALIFTSGYVSNWAALGTLASQVPGIIVYSDSLNHASMIEGIRHARCEKRIFKHNDVADLERLMAADDPDAPKLVAFESVYSMDGDIAPIREICDVADKYGALTYLDEVHAVGMYGPRGGGVAEREGLMDRLTIIEGTLGKAFGVMGGYITGSRTVVDFIRSFASGFIFTTALPPALAAGAAASIRHLKDSPFERKAHKARVAQVRAALDKRGIPHMDNDSHIVPVMVGDAKKCKWLSDILLETYGIYVQPINYPTVPVGTERLRFTPTPLHTADDIEHLASAINDLWSQCALARAVA from the coding sequence ATGGACGTGAATGCGTATCTGGAAGAACGCCTTAACAAACTTCATGACAACGGAAATTACCGGATCTTCGCCGACCTGGAACGCCAGGCCGGAAGCTTTCCGCGTGCCACGCGCTACCGTGAGGACGGCTCCGTTCAGGAGGTCACCGTCTGGTGCTCCAATGATTACCTCGGCATGGGCCAGAACGAGAAGGTCGTCGGCGCCATGCAGGAAGTCATCGCGAAATGCGGCGCAGGCGCGGGCGGAACGCGCAATATTTCCGGCACCAATCACTATCACGTCCTCCTGGAGCGGGAACTGGCGGATCTGCACGGCAAGGAAGCCGCGCTGATCTTCACCTCCGGCTATGTTTCCAACTGGGCGGCTCTCGGCACCCTGGCCTCCCAGGTCCCGGGCATAATCGTCTATTCCGACTCCCTCAATCATGCTTCCATGATCGAGGGCATCCGCCACGCGCGCTGCGAAAAACGCATCTTCAAGCACAACGACGTTGCCGACCTGGAACGGCTGATGGCGGCCGATGATCCGGATGCGCCGAAACTGGTGGCATTCGAAAGCGTCTACTCCATGGACGGGGACATTGCCCCGATCAGGGAGATCTGCGACGTTGCCGACAAGTACGGCGCGCTGACCTATCTCGACGAAGTGCACGCGGTCGGCATGTACGGCCCGCGCGGCGGCGGTGTAGCCGAACGCGAAGGCCTGATGGACCGCCTGACGATCATCGAGGGCACGCTCGGCAAGGCCTTCGGCGTCATGGGCGGTTACATCACCGGGTCCAGGACGGTTGTCGACTTCATCCGCTCCTTCGCTTCCGGCTTCATTTTCACCACGGCTCTGCCGCCGGCACTTGCCGCAGGCGCGGCCGCATCCATTCGTCACCTGAAAGACAGCCCCTTCGAGCGCAAGGCGCACAAGGCGCGGGTCGCCCAGGTGCGCGCCGCCCTCGACAAGCGCGGCATCCCGCATATGGACAATGACAGCCATATCGTTCCGGTGATGGTGGGTGATGCCAAGAAGTGCAAATGGCTCTCCGACATTCTGCTGGAGACCTACGGCATCTATGTGCAGCCGATCAACTATCCGACGGTTCCGGTCGGCACCGAGCGCCTGCGCTTCACACCGACCCCGCTGCACACGGCCGATGACATCGAACACCTCGCCAGTGCGATCAACGACCTGTGGTCCCAGTGCGCCCTCGCCCGCGCCGTGGCGTGA
- a CDS encoding TetR/AcrR family transcriptional regulator, which produces MNRSAGDAEALQKASGNQPKTARGEATRKAILSAAERVIGARGYNDASIGHITSEAGVAQGTFYIYFNTKEQVFSELVLEMGRLVRHTIADATLGIDDRLEAEKAGLTAFLEFVCAHPDLYRIVQEALFVDPQAYREYYQTFAAGYRSGLIAAEQAGQISPGDAEIRAWALMGIGRALGEQLVVFKTGRPIPELVAGAYDLIANGIKP; this is translated from the coding sequence GTGAACAGATCGGCCGGAGATGCGGAGGCGCTGCAGAAGGCGTCCGGCAATCAACCGAAAACAGCTCGCGGCGAAGCAACGCGCAAGGCGATTCTCTCCGCGGCGGAACGCGTTATCGGCGCGAGGGGCTATAACGACGCTTCCATCGGCCACATTACCAGTGAGGCAGGTGTCGCCCAAGGCACGTTCTACATCTACTTCAACACCAAGGAACAGGTGTTCTCCGAGCTGGTGCTGGAAATGGGCCGCCTCGTCCGCCACACGATCGCGGACGCAACTCTGGGAATTGACGACAGGCTGGAGGCCGAAAAGGCCGGCCTGACGGCGTTTCTGGAATTCGTCTGTGCCCATCCGGATCTTTACCGGATCGTCCAGGAAGCTCTTTTCGTCGACCCGCAGGCCTACCGGGAATACTACCAGACTTTCGCCGCCGGCTACCGTTCCGGACTGATCGCGGCCGAACAGGCCGGACAGATTTCGCCGGGCGATGCCGAGATCAGGGCCTGGGCGCTGATGGGGATCGGCCGCGCGCTTGGCGAGCAACTGGTCGTCTTCAAGACCGGCAGGCCGATCCCCGAGCTCGTTGCCGGCGCATACGACCTGATTGCCAACGGTATCAAGCCGTGA